One window from the genome of Acinetobacter sp. ANC 7912 encodes:
- the hcaE gene encoding 3-phenylpropionate/cinnamic acid dioxygenase subunit alpha, protein MSGKIDVREIDALVDAQNGRITPAIYTDSALYELELERVFGRTWLFLCHESQIPKAGDFFNTYMGEDPIIVARQKDGSIKAFLNQCRHRAMRVSFADCGNTRAFTCPYHGWSYGIDGSLKDIPLEDRAYPHGACKQEWGLLEVTRVKSYKGLVFGCWDETTPDLEEYMGDMAWYLDGVLDRRPGGTVIVGGVHKWEIECNWKFAAEQFASDQYHALFSHASAVQVLGAKPDDNSTKTLGAAQTARPVWETAKDAIQFGSKGHGSGFFFTEKPDANVWVDGEVANYFRETYEEVKERLGEVRALRLAGHNTMFPTLSWLNGTATLRVWHPRGPNKTEVWAFCICDAEAPQEVKDAFERSATRAFGPAGFLEQDDSENWVEIQKVLRGYKARQNKLIVEMGKGSEKVREDGVPGITSYIFSETAARGFYRRWADLLIHKDWEDVEKATEAYEKELVK, encoded by the coding sequence ATGAGTGGAAAAATTGATGTGCGCGAAATCGACGCTTTGGTCGATGCACAAAATGGACGTATTACACCAGCAATTTATACTGATTCTGCCCTTTACGAATTAGAACTTGAACGTGTCTTCGGTCGTACCTGGCTGTTCCTTTGCCATGAAAGCCAAATTCCTAAGGCTGGCGACTTCTTCAATACTTATATGGGCGAAGACCCAATTATTGTGGCACGTCAAAAAGACGGCTCAATCAAAGCCTTCTTAAACCAATGCCGTCACCGTGCAATGCGTGTCAGCTTCGCAGACTGTGGTAATACCCGTGCATTCACTTGCCCATACCACGGCTGGTCATACGGTATTGATGGTTCTCTGAAAGACATCCCGCTTGAAGATCGCGCTTATCCACACGGTGCCTGCAAACAGGAATGGGGCCTGCTTGAAGTTACCCGTGTGAAATCTTACAAAGGCCTGGTATTCGGCTGCTGGGATGAAACTACGCCTGATCTAGAAGAATACATGGGTGACATGGCCTGGTACCTGGATGGTGTACTTGATCGTCGTCCTGGCGGTACCGTGATCGTGGGTGGCGTACACAAATGGGAAATCGAGTGTAACTGGAAATTTGCAGCTGAACAGTTCGCATCTGACCAATACCATGCCCTGTTCTCACACGCATCTGCAGTACAAGTACTCGGTGCTAAACCAGATGATAACTCCACCAAAACCTTAGGTGCTGCGCAAACTGCTCGTCCAGTGTGGGAAACTGCCAAAGACGCGATCCAGTTCGGTTCCAAAGGTCACGGTTCAGGCTTCTTCTTCACGGAAAAACCGGACGCAAACGTATGGGTAGATGGTGAAGTAGCAAATTACTTCCGTGAAACATATGAAGAAGTCAAAGAGCGTCTGGGTGAAGTTCGTGCACTACGTCTTGCAGGTCACAACACCATGTTCCCAACTCTGTCATGGCTGAATGGTACAGCGACCCTTCGTGTATGGCATCCACGTGGTCCGAATAAAACTGAAGTTTGGGCATTCTGTATCTGTGATGCTGAAGCACCGCAAGAAGTGAAAGATGCCTTTGAACGTTCTGCAACTCGTGCCTTCGGTCCTGCCGGCTTCTTGGAGCAGGATGACTCTGAAAACTGGGTAGAAATCCAAAAGGTACTTCGCGGTTATAAAGCACGTCAAAACAAACTCATTGTAGAAATGGGTAAAGGCAGCGAAAAAGTGCGTGAAGACGGCGTACCTGGTATTACCAGCTATATTTTCTCAGAAACAGCAGCACGTGGTTTCTATCGCCGTTGGGCAGACCTGCTGATTCATAAAGACTGGGAAGATGTAGAAAAAGCAACTGAAGCATACGAGAAGGAGCTTGTGAAATGA
- a CDS encoding amino acid permease — MSLKKGTLSWYMVTAIGVSIVIAGQFSGWNFGLEYGWSNMCIAFAIMFLFYLGFSQCISEMAATWPNAGGLSSFVRRAFGNLAGSFSGITIGLALISCAGVVATFIVGYAASLFTMDESLIKLLLFIFVVAISVRGAKDLVSITLIVGAIAVATLFIFSGGVAPSFKAENLEITKMPISLMGIAAAIPFALWMFVGIEHTVSCSEETKNPAKDVPKGLTLGLLILASTAICLLLAAPGAVGTSQLTSVLDPLLAGIGAQQAMLKNIVMFGVLLGLLAGFFSIVYSASRQLFDVAREGVIPSVIAKVNKNGTPIYSVLVVAIAGFGISLLDPERVMLGVVVMFTFTYVLTSAAFIYLRRSHAHVERPYKAVGGVALGYGMLIASALLFVSAFKFDLVVLGPFLILMVCMGSQYFSKMMSVKKTHTLAK; from the coding sequence ATGTCACTGAAAAAAGGCACACTAAGCTGGTATATGGTCACCGCAATCGGTGTATCCATTGTAATCGCTGGCCAGTTCTCAGGCTGGAATTTTGGTTTGGAATACGGCTGGAGCAATATGTGTATTGCTTTTGCCATTATGTTTCTGTTCTATCTTGGCTTTAGTCAATGTATTTCTGAAATGGCGGCAACTTGGCCAAATGCAGGTGGTTTAAGCTCATTTGTACGACGTGCCTTTGGTAATTTAGCCGGATCATTCTCCGGGATTACTATTGGACTGGCCCTGATCTCATGTGCTGGGGTAGTGGCAACCTTTATCGTGGGTTACGCCGCTTCCTTATTCACCATGGATGAATCACTGATCAAGTTGCTGTTATTTATCTTTGTAGTAGCGATCAGTGTCCGGGGTGCAAAGGATTTGGTATCTATCACCTTAATTGTTGGTGCCATTGCCGTTGCTACCCTGTTTATCTTCTCAGGTGGTGTTGCACCATCCTTCAAGGCAGAAAACCTTGAAATTACCAAGATGCCAATTTCCTTGATGGGTATTGCTGCTGCGATTCCATTTGCACTATGGATGTTCGTAGGTATTGAACATACTGTGTCCTGTTCTGAAGAAACCAAAAATCCAGCGAAGGATGTACCTAAAGGTTTAACACTTGGATTATTAATCCTCGCTTCTACAGCCATCTGCTTATTACTTGCTGCACCAGGTGCCGTAGGAACTAGTCAATTAACTAGCGTCTTAGATCCACTCTTAGCTGGTATTGGCGCTCAACAAGCGATGCTTAAGAATATCGTGATGTTTGGTGTATTGCTGGGCTTATTGGCAGGGTTCTTCTCTATCGTTTATTCAGCGTCTCGCCAACTGTTCGATGTGGCACGTGAAGGGGTGATTCCATCGGTGATTGCCAAAGTGAATAAAAATGGCACACCGATTTATTCAGTCCTAGTGGTTGCAATTGCTGGCTTTGGCATCTCATTGCTGGATCCTGAACGTGTAATGCTGGGTGTAGTGGTGATGTTTACCTTCACTTATGTCCTGACCAGTGCGGCCTTTATTTACCTGCGCCGTAGTCATGCTCATGTAGAGCGTCCTTATAAAGCTGTAGGCGGGGTGGCTTTAGGATACGGCATGTTAATTGCTTCCGCTCTGTTATTCGTAAGTGCCTTTAAGTTTGATCTGGTGGTACTTGGCCCATTCCTGATTTTGATGGTGTGTATGGGCAGTCAATACTTCAGCAAGATGATGAGTGTGAAGAAAACACACACTTTAGCGAAATAA
- the hcaF gene encoding 3-phenylpropionate/cinnamic acid dioxygenase subunit beta yields MSQVSLELHHQISQFLYREAKLLDDWKFREWLDLLAEDISYVLRTTPNAQTRDRRRSVEPPTTWVFNDNKFLLERRVARLETGMAWAEEPPSRTTHMVSNVIVEPTEVKGEYDVYVTYLLYRSQKEKDITIYCGKRHDKIRKVEGGLGFQIFDRKITLDQVTYTSHNLSVFF; encoded by the coding sequence ATGAGTCAAGTAAGTCTGGAACTTCATCATCAAATTAGCCAATTCCTATATCGTGAAGCGAAGCTGCTTGACGACTGGAAATTCCGCGAATGGTTAGACCTGTTAGCAGAAGATATTTCTTATGTGCTACGTACCACACCAAACGCGCAAACCCGTGACCGTCGTCGTTCAGTTGAACCACCGACAACCTGGGTATTTAACGATAATAAATTCCTGCTCGAGCGTCGTGTGGCTCGTCTGGAAACGGGTATGGCTTGGGCTGAAGAACCTCCATCACGTACCACTCACATGGTGAGCAACGTGATTGTTGAGCCAACTGAAGTGAAAGGCGAATACGATGTCTACGTCACTTACCTGCTCTATCGTTCGCAAAAAGAGAAGGATATTACGATTTACTGCGGTAAACGTCATGACAAGATCCGTAAGGTTGAAGGCGGCCTAGGCTTTCAGATCTTTGATCGTAAGATCACGTTGGATCAAGTGACTTATACCTCACATAACCTGAGTGTATTCTTCTAA
- a CDS encoding MFS transporter has product MVQNPREEMNNKAMNGYQWFVIIICILLNVIDGFDVLVMAFTASSVSAEWSLSGSQLGMLLSAGLFGMGAGSLFLAPWADKIGRRPLILLCLLICGVSMIASSIVQNATQLGILRFITGLGIGGILASSNVIASEYASSRWRSLAVSLQSTGYAIGATIGGMIAIALISHFGWRSVFLAGGLTTMTMLFVAFFTLPESLDYLLVKQPKNALERINTLCQRIGLSRLSQLPEVLIPSAQPKIGIAKLFSAGLGLQTIFLWLSFFCVMFGFYFVMSWTPKILSANGMTTEQGVTAGVLISAGGMFGAALIGLISARIRVFYVQAAFLALTAALILLFVNSTGTLTLAFILSVLLGVLSNGCVAGLYAMSPSIYEADVRATGVGSAIGFGRIGGILSPLVAGTFLDTGISSLTLYGYYAGAFILAIITVLSLSKLQAKHTAQLNFQNSAVSS; this is encoded by the coding sequence ATGGTTCAGAACCCTCGTGAGGAAATGAATAACAAAGCCATGAATGGTTATCAGTGGTTTGTTATTATCATTTGTATTCTTTTGAATGTCATCGATGGTTTCGATGTTTTAGTGATGGCATTTACTGCCTCATCAGTTTCAGCAGAATGGAGTCTATCAGGTTCACAATTAGGTATGCTGCTCAGCGCAGGCCTTTTTGGTATGGGAGCAGGTTCCTTATTCTTGGCACCTTGGGCCGATAAAATTGGTCGCCGCCCACTGATCTTACTATGCCTGTTAATCTGTGGTGTAAGTATGATCGCTTCCTCAATTGTACAAAATGCAACTCAACTTGGCATTTTACGTTTTATTACGGGTCTCGGTATCGGTGGTATTTTAGCAAGCAGTAATGTTATTGCGAGTGAATATGCATCTTCACGCTGGAGAAGTTTAGCTGTAAGTCTTCAATCCACAGGTTATGCAATTGGCGCGACGATTGGCGGTATGATTGCCATTGCGCTGATTAGTCATTTCGGCTGGCGCTCAGTTTTCCTTGCTGGTGGTTTAACCACCATGACCATGCTGTTCGTAGCATTTTTCACTTTACCAGAATCTTTAGATTATCTATTAGTTAAACAACCGAAAAATGCATTAGAGCGTATTAACACGCTTTGCCAACGAATTGGTCTTTCTCGTCTTTCACAACTACCTGAGGTGTTGATCCCGTCAGCCCAGCCTAAAATAGGAATTGCGAAACTATTTAGTGCAGGCCTAGGCTTACAAACTATTTTCCTATGGCTTAGCTTTTTCTGCGTAATGTTCGGCTTCTACTTCGTGATGAGCTGGACACCAAAAATCCTGTCAGCAAATGGTATGACCACTGAACAAGGGGTTACTGCTGGTGTTTTAATCAGTGCTGGAGGAATGTTTGGTGCAGCACTGATTGGCCTAATTAGTGCACGTATCCGTGTTTTCTATGTGCAAGCTGCTTTTCTAGCACTCACTGCTGCATTAATTCTATTGTTTGTAAACAGTACTGGCACCTTAACTCTTGCCTTCATCCTGTCTGTACTTTTAGGTGTCTTATCAAATGGCTGCGTGGCTGGCTTATATGCAATGTCACCATCTATTTATGAGGCAGATGTACGCGCGACAGGCGTAGGATCGGCAATTGGTTTCGGTCGTATTGGTGGAATCTTGTCTCCACTGGTTGCTGGTACATTCTTAGATACCGGTATCTCTTCTCTAACTTTATATGGTTATTATGCTGGCGCATTTATTCTCGCCATCATTACTGTTCTTTCTTTATCCAAATTACAAGCAAAACATACAGCTCAATTGAACTTCCAAAATTCAGCTGTGAGCTCATAA
- a CDS encoding OprD family outer membrane porin produces MRFSPLFLGLVAAATLQTGHANNFIDDSNVTLTARNYFFDRDYKQGDSFPAARDWAQGFIFKANSGYTPGVIGFGLDLQAFAGFNLLGDSTDGYAASGLLPVGKDLKRTDQYGEVRWTAKAKIQDSTLHVGTLTPMFPVLFSSPARLFQQNYRGAHLQFNEIDNLKLHALYTDRVNQRDSTNFEKIRLGNTNSRFDQAAESSGLHMLGADYKVNDQINTQVYHADLHDVFQQNFLGVKTKHDVGIGNLLSDIRLFVSNDSGEALAGDIENQHLSGLIGLQRGNQTFSIGYMQSFGDTAMPTLAGTEPAVMLDCMSADFTNKDEKVYHVRYDYDFKDTPLNGLKFMTRYSKGVDIDLPQFGRDDFEQDAWDVDLSYRVPTGTLEGLGVRTRFTHYRNEMPATGMAFRSDNETRVNIDYTWKFK; encoded by the coding sequence ATGAGATTTTCTCCACTCTTTTTAGGGCTAGTTGCGGCTGCGACATTACAGACCGGTCATGCAAATAATTTCATCGATGACTCAAATGTCACTTTAACTGCACGTAACTATTTTTTTGACCGTGATTATAAACAGGGCGATTCCTTTCCAGCTGCACGCGACTGGGCTCAAGGTTTTATTTTTAAGGCAAATTCAGGCTACACCCCGGGTGTTATTGGGTTCGGCCTAGATTTACAAGCATTTGCCGGTTTTAACTTATTAGGTGATAGTACCGATGGTTATGCTGCTTCAGGCTTGTTACCAGTAGGCAAAGATTTAAAACGTACAGACCAGTACGGTGAAGTTCGCTGGACTGCTAAAGCAAAAATACAGGACTCTACTTTACATGTCGGGACTTTAACTCCGATGTTCCCTGTACTTTTTTCTAGTCCGGCTCGTTTATTTCAACAAAACTATCGCGGGGCTCATCTCCAATTTAATGAGATAGACAATTTAAAGCTTCATGCCCTATATACAGATCGAGTGAATCAGCGCGACTCAACCAACTTTGAAAAAATTCGTCTTGGTAATACCAATAGCAGATTTGATCAGGCAGCAGAATCTTCTGGTTTACATATGCTAGGAGCTGACTATAAAGTTAATGACCAAATTAACACCCAAGTCTATCATGCTGATTTACATGATGTATTTCAGCAAAATTTCCTTGGTGTCAAAACCAAGCATGACGTAGGTATTGGTAACTTACTTAGCGATATCCGTTTATTTGTAAGCAATGATAGCGGTGAAGCATTAGCAGGTGATATCGAAAATCAGCATCTAAGCGGACTTATAGGGCTTCAACGTGGCAATCAGACATTTAGTATTGGCTATATGCAATCCTTTGGTGACACAGCCATGCCTACACTGGCCGGAACAGAACCTGCAGTCATGCTGGATTGTATGAGTGCTGACTTTACCAATAAGGATGAAAAAGTCTATCACGTTCGTTATGACTATGATTTCAAAGACACTCCTTTGAATGGTCTAAAATTTATGACCCGTTATAGCAAAGGTGTTGACATAGACTTGCCACAATTCGGTCGTGACGATTTTGAACAAGATGCATGGGATGTTGATTTGAGTTATCGAGTACCAACCGGCACATTAGAAGGTTTAGGTGTTCGCACGCGCTTTACTCATTATCGTAATGAGATGCCTGCAACAGGAATGGCCTTCCGTTCAGACAATGAAACCCGTGTAAATATTGATTATACGTGGAAATTTAAATAA
- a CDS encoding phosphotransferase: MIQLEPVDYLETLIRQALPRWNIRPEASLKLLSYSENATFLVADEGQKWVLRVNRPDYHTENGIRSELAWMKALREDTGIETPLAIEGCDGDVLQFVHEPKTNSKRTMALFHFIEGKHPESEDLVAAFNQLGAMTAKLHVHAKQWQRPDYFERLHWDLEGAFGAKPNWGHWKAGFAAHVSGIEIVEKAAAHMEKRLRRYGKSNERYGLIHSDFRTANLFVHEGKTKILDFDDCGFGWYLYDLASSMTFLELHEQRDEIIHSWLQGYFQVAPLSDADLVEIPVFMLLRRLVIMGWAGSHPGTELAHEMGVQYTVDTVEFAKQYLANQVFDYQNLYKKGA; encoded by the coding sequence ATGATTCAATTAGAACCGGTTGATTATTTAGAAACACTCATTCGCCAAGCTTTACCGCGATGGAATATTCGTCCAGAGGCATCGCTGAAACTGCTGAGTTACTCTGAAAATGCCACCTTCCTCGTGGCAGATGAAGGACAAAAATGGGTATTGCGGGTCAATCGTCCTGACTATCATACCGAAAATGGGATTCGCTCCGAGTTGGCCTGGATGAAAGCGCTGCGCGAAGATACCGGGATTGAAACTCCGCTGGCCATTGAGGGATGTGATGGTGATGTTTTGCAGTTTGTGCATGAACCAAAAACCAATAGCAAACGTACTATGGCGCTGTTCCATTTTATTGAAGGCAAACATCCAGAATCTGAAGACTTGGTCGCTGCCTTTAATCAATTAGGTGCGATGACTGCCAAATTGCATGTGCATGCCAAGCAATGGCAAAGACCGGATTATTTTGAGCGCCTGCATTGGGATCTCGAAGGTGCTTTTGGTGCTAAACCGAATTGGGGACATTGGAAGGCTGGTTTTGCCGCCCATGTGTCAGGTATCGAGATCGTGGAAAAAGCTGCAGCACATATGGAAAAACGGTTACGCCGTTATGGCAAATCCAATGAACGCTATGGCCTGATTCATTCAGATTTTAGAACGGCGAACTTGTTTGTACATGAAGGTAAAACCAAAATCCTCGATTTTGATGACTGTGGCTTTGGCTGGTATTTGTATGACCTGGCATCGTCCATGACCTTTTTAGAGCTGCATGAACAGCGTGATGAAATTATTCATTCATGGTTACAAGGTTATTTCCAGGTTGCACCACTGTCGGATGCTGATCTGGTTGAGATTCCAGTATTTATGTTGTTAAGACGTCTGGTGATTATGGGCTGGGCGGGTTCTCATCCAGGCACCGAGCTAGCACATGAAATGGGCGTGCAGTACACGGTTGATACCGTGGAATTTGCCAAACAATATCTGGCTAACCAAGTGTTTGATTATCAAAATTTATATAAAAAAGGCGCATAA
- a CDS encoding helix-turn-helix domain-containing protein: MFESQPHKQLSPRLYFRDADEQAQFISGWDQQYEQISMGQFHGCLQELWLGDIQIILEECSQSVHQIGASWSNSRCFILPIQQQGVSLFRNQVVDIDTPMTLNPNEVMDYRTCTNNLTIGIAIPNQIMDALSCLEECENLNDFFRSHPHLQGNPQHFNELKALLMGLFNNDSGDENFYHTLNEHYILDEIFCLLFSSFKIQENPFEKKIYSHKRIVNQVKELILEDPSITPSLTEICQNVGVSKKVLQTCFQEIMGTSASHYLKAIRLNRVRRDLKQADPRTESVQDIACKWGFWHASNFTANYKTMFGELPSETLMH; the protein is encoded by the coding sequence ATGTTTGAATCGCAACCACATAAACAGCTCAGTCCACGTCTCTACTTTCGAGATGCCGATGAACAAGCGCAATTTATCAGCGGTTGGGATCAGCAATACGAGCAGATCAGCATGGGGCAATTTCATGGCTGCTTACAGGAGTTGTGGCTAGGCGATATCCAAATAATTTTGGAAGAATGCAGCCAATCTGTGCATCAGATTGGTGCTTCATGGTCGAACTCACGCTGTTTTATCCTGCCCATTCAGCAACAGGGAGTTTCACTGTTCCGCAATCAGGTCGTAGATATTGATACACCCATGACCCTGAATCCTAATGAAGTCATGGATTACAGGACATGCACCAATAACCTGACCATTGGTATTGCAATTCCCAACCAGATCATGGATGCCTTATCCTGTCTAGAGGAGTGCGAAAATTTGAACGATTTTTTTAGAAGTCATCCGCACTTGCAAGGAAATCCTCAACATTTCAATGAACTTAAAGCATTACTTATGGGTCTCTTTAATAACGACTCAGGAGATGAAAATTTTTATCATACATTGAATGAACATTACATTTTAGATGAGATTTTCTGTCTGCTCTTTTCCTCTTTTAAAATCCAAGAGAATCCATTTGAGAAAAAGATCTACTCACATAAGCGCATCGTGAATCAGGTGAAAGAACTGATCTTAGAAGATCCCTCAATCACACCCTCGCTTACTGAGATTTGCCAAAATGTGGGTGTCAGTAAAAAAGTCCTGCAAACCTGTTTTCAGGAAATAATGGGAACCAGCGCCTCGCATTATTTAAAAGCCATACGCTTAAATCGAGTTCGCCGTGATTTAAAACAGGCTGATCCTAGAACAGAATCAGTGCAAGATATCGCTTGCAAATGGGGCTTCTGGCATGCCAGTAATTTTACTGCCAATTATAAAACCATGTTTGGTGAACTACCATCGGAGACATTAATGCATTAA
- a CDS encoding 3-carboxyethylcatechol 2,3-dioxygenase, translating into MAIKLICASHSPLMEFASPQEQRKEQVVRDAFAKLAAEVKAYDPTLIITFGPDHFNGFFYDLMPSFCVGIRAKAAGDWDYGKDNDHLNVPQDTALALVRRVLDEGVDVAYSYRMQADHGVTQPLHFLCEGQLDRYPTIPIFINGAAAPMPTTKRTIALGRAVGQFIKSLNLENERILVLGTGGLSHDPPTPQMGSVPPEVEEFLIAGRNPTPEARNKRQANVISVGQRLAAGDKSVSVPLSPEWDLALLEKFKNADFAALEAMNEAEIRRDGGRGGQEVRAWMAAFAALSEFGEYEMTTHCYEDISEWIAGFGIVSAELKA; encoded by the coding sequence ATGGCGATTAAACTGATTTGTGCATCGCATAGCCCATTAATGGAATTTGCTTCACCACAAGAACAACGCAAAGAGCAAGTCGTTCGTGATGCCTTTGCCAAACTTGCAGCTGAAGTCAAAGCCTATGACCCTACCTTAATCATTACCTTTGGCCCTGACCATTTCAATGGTTTCTTCTATGACCTGATGCCAAGTTTCTGTGTGGGAATTCGTGCTAAAGCAGCAGGTGACTGGGATTATGGTAAAGATAATGACCACCTGAATGTGCCTCAAGACACCGCGCTGGCGCTAGTTCGCCGTGTCCTGGATGAAGGTGTAGATGTTGCGTATTCTTATCGCATGCAAGCGGATCACGGCGTAACTCAGCCATTGCACTTCCTGTGTGAAGGTCAACTGGATCGTTATCCAACCATTCCGATTTTTATCAACGGTGCTGCAGCACCTATGCCAACCACCAAACGCACCATCGCTTTAGGTCGTGCTGTAGGTCAGTTCATCAAATCTTTAAATCTTGAAAATGAGCGTATCCTTGTTTTAGGTACAGGTGGTCTTTCACACGATCCACCAACACCTCAAATGGGTTCTGTACCACCAGAAGTGGAAGAGTTCCTGATTGCAGGTCGTAACCCGACTCCGGAAGCACGTAATAAACGTCAAGCCAATGTCATTTCTGTCGGTCAGCGTCTGGCTGCTGGAGACAAGAGTGTTTCTGTACCGCTTAGTCCTGAATGGGATCTGGCATTACTGGAAAAATTCAAAAATGCTGACTTCGCTGCACTGGAAGCCATGAATGAAGCTGAAATTCGCCGTGACGGGGGTCGTGGTGGTCAGGAGGTTCGTGCGTGGATGGCCGCTTTTGCTGCATTGAGCGAATTTGGCGAGTATGAAATGACTACCCATTGTTATGAAGATATCAGTGAATGGATTGCAGGCTTTGGTATCGTCTCTGCCGAACTAAAAGCCTAA
- a CDS encoding aspartate aminotransferase family protein, whose translation MNSSVHQDLNTSLLMRRKRVMGQSPLFYQQPLHLVKGEGVYLYDAEGRPYLDCYNNIPVVGHCNPQVVQAIYEQAQVLNVHSRYLSDNIVSYGERLLTTFKAGFDQIIFTCSGSEANDQALRIVRQVTGAEGIICSTYAYHGNTAAVDRVSPLFKAQQDRYNYDDVRMIPFPETYRPLNGLTGEALINAYLEQVQMQIDAFKQSGVSFAGIIFCSVFANEGLPDVPATLLQKVTDLVHAEGGLVIADEVQAGFGRTGQMWGHEQMGFVPDIVTMGKPMGNGYPIAAVVAHAELFDQFRRKNFYFNTFAGAQVAAAAANAVLDIFDEQNLLTNATQVGDYIRAGLRHYAQQYSLIDDVRGVGLWIGFEMVTDNQLKTPAIQETKQLVNDLKDQGILVSTMGPYDNVLKIRPPLVFTQSHADELLEKLGDCLGRI comes from the coding sequence ATGAATAGTTCGGTACATCAAGATCTTAATACTTCTCTATTAATGCGTCGTAAACGTGTCATGGGACAATCGCCATTATTTTACCAACAACCGCTGCATTTGGTGAAAGGTGAGGGAGTTTATCTCTATGATGCGGAAGGTCGGCCTTATTTAGATTGTTATAATAATATTCCCGTTGTGGGGCATTGTAATCCTCAGGTGGTGCAAGCGATTTATGAACAGGCACAGGTACTAAATGTACATAGCCGTTATTTAAGTGACAATATCGTCAGTTACGGTGAGCGCTTACTGACAACCTTTAAGGCGGGTTTTGATCAAATTATTTTTACTTGTTCCGGTTCAGAAGCCAATGATCAGGCATTACGTATCGTGCGCCAGGTGACAGGTGCTGAGGGAATCATCTGTTCGACTTATGCCTATCATGGTAATACGGCTGCTGTGGATCGTGTGTCGCCACTCTTTAAGGCACAACAGGATCGATACAATTATGATGATGTTCGTATGATTCCATTCCCGGAAACCTATCGCCCCCTGAATGGTTTAACTGGTGAAGCCTTGATTAATGCTTATCTTGAACAAGTGCAAATGCAGATTGATGCATTTAAACAGAGTGGTGTGAGCTTTGCTGGGATTATTTTCTGTTCTGTCTTTGCTAATGAGGGTTTACCGGATGTACCTGCTACTCTGCTGCAAAAAGTCACCGATCTGGTTCATGCAGAAGGGGGCTTGGTAATTGCTGATGAAGTTCAAGCTGGATTCGGCCGTACTGGGCAAATGTGGGGCCACGAACAGATGGGCTTTGTGCCAGATATCGTCACTATGGGCAAACCGATGGGTAATGGTTATCCGATTGCGGCTGTTGTGGCGCATGCAGAACTGTTTGATCAATTTAGACGAAAGAATTTCTATTTCAATACTTTTGCTGGGGCACAAGTAGCTGCTGCAGCAGCAAATGCTGTGCTGGATATTTTTGACGAGCAAAACCTGCTCACTAATGCTACCCAAGTTGGAGACTATATCCGTGCTGGGCTTCGTCATTATGCACAGCAATACAGTTTAATTGATGATGTGCGTGGCGTAGGGCTGTGGATCGGCTTTGAAATGGTTACAGACAATCAATTAAAGACACCGGCGATTCAAGAAACCAAGCAACTGGTAAATGACTTGAAAGATCAAGGCATTTTGGTCAGTACGATGGGACCGTATGACAATGTCCTGAAAATCCGACCACCACTCGTATTTACTCAGTCGCATGCAGATGAGCTTTTAGAAAAATTAGGAGATTGCTTAGGACGGATCTAA
- a CDS encoding VOC family protein, whose protein sequence is MNIAKNTVCLWYDHDAEEAARFYAEVFPDSFIDAIHHAATDYPSGKEGDVITVDFTVLGIPCIGLNGGPVFKHNEAFSFQIATEDQEETDRYWNAIVNNGGQESECGWCKDKWGVSWQITPKVLIEGYTSTDRAVAKRVFETMMTMKKIDVAAIEAAIGK, encoded by the coding sequence ATGAATATTGCCAAGAATACCGTCTGTCTTTGGTACGATCATGATGCTGAAGAAGCGGCACGCTTTTATGCCGAAGTTTTTCCCGATTCATTCATTGATGCCATCCATCATGCAGCGACTGACTATCCCTCAGGAAAAGAAGGTGATGTGATCACCGTCGATTTTACCGTGCTGGGTATTCCTTGTATCGGGCTGAATGGCGGTCCTGTATTCAAACACAATGAAGCCTTTTCCTTTCAGATTGCCACAGAAGATCAGGAAGAAACTGACCGTTATTGGAACGCCATTGTTAATAATGGCGGACAAGAAAGTGAATGCGGCTGGTGTAAAGATAAATGGGGAGTGTCCTGGCAGATTACTCCGAAGGTTTTAATTGAAGGCTATACCAGTACCGATCGCGCAGTGGCCAAACGGGTCTTTGAGACCATGATGACCATGAAGAAAATTGATGTAGCAGCAATTGAGGCGGCGATTGGAAAATGA